The proteins below come from a single Parageobacillus toebii NBRC 107807 genomic window:
- a CDS encoding LysM peptidoglycan-binding domain-containing protein — protein MKKSFILTGTIISSLLAGQTAFASTYTVQKGDTLWGISKKYNTTVETLKQMNHLTSDFIFPGQILKVNESEDTYVVKAGDTLSKIAKQFNTTVAALLKMNPEISNPNFIKTGQTIRLSGSASVPSTKESGASGYYIVKEGDTLSGIAKMFHTPVRSLLALNPEITNPNFIRAGQSIKVAGEKAPAQSSNQKISKSSPGSMSTTPSNSTKAVNSSLADRVIQIGEKYLGAKYLYGASPSRTDAFDCSSFTMRVFGEAGISLPRTSTAQSQAGTTVSFNQLQKGDLVFFDTDFDGTINHVGIYAGNGQMLNASTSKGVSYASIGSSYWQERFVKAVRVIN, from the coding sequence ATGAAAAAATCATTTATTCTTACAGGTACAATCATAAGTTCTTTATTAGCGGGCCAAACTGCTTTCGCTAGTACTTATACTGTCCAAAAAGGCGATACGCTTTGGGGAATATCGAAAAAATACAACACTACTGTAGAAACATTAAAACAAATGAATCATTTAACTTCTGATTTTATTTTCCCTGGCCAAATATTAAAAGTTAACGAAAGTGAAGATACATATGTAGTGAAGGCTGGCGACACCTTAAGTAAAATTGCAAAGCAATTTAATACGACTGTTGCTGCGTTATTAAAGATGAATCCCGAAATTTCTAATCCAAATTTTATTAAGACAGGCCAAACTATTCGTTTGTCAGGATCAGCTTCAGTTCCTTCTACTAAGGAATCAGGTGCTAGCGGTTATTACATCGTTAAAGAAGGAGATACTCTTTCTGGCATCGCTAAAATGTTTCATACACCAGTTCGTTCATTGCTCGCTTTAAACCCGGAAATTACAAATCCTAATTTTATTCGAGCGGGACAATCTATTAAAGTTGCTGGAGAAAAAGCTCCTGCTCAATCTTCCAATCAAAAAATTTCTAAATCTTCCCCGGGTTCGATGTCTACCACTCCTTCCAATAGCACAAAAGCTGTGAATTCTTCTTTGGCTGATCGAGTCATTCAAATTGGTGAAAAATATTTAGGCGCTAAATATTTATATGGTGCCAGCCCATCTCGCACAGATGCATTTGATTGCTCATCTTTTACTATGCGGGTGTTTGGTGAAGCTGGAATTTCTTTGCCACGCACTTCGACAGCACAATCACAAGCAGGCACGACGGTTTCTTTCAATCAGCTTCAAAAAGGAGATTTAGTCTTCTTTGATACAGACTTCGATGGAACGATCAATCACGTTGGAATTTATGCGGGTAACGGCCAAATGTTAAATGCTTCAACTTCTAAAGGCGTTTCTTATGCATCGATCGGTTCTTCTTATTGGCAAGAACGTTTTGTGAAGGCAGTCCGTGTAATCAATTAA
- a CDS encoding glycine betaine uptake BCCT transporter, translating into MKKTTSVFYFSIAIAILFIFWGVIPANKLPDYNLGAVSTAMHSFLIDKFGWFYLLAATTFLAFGLFLIFSKYGNIRLGGDNEKPEYSNITWFAMLFSAGMGIGLVFWGVAEPVSHYYAPPAGEGETPEAARMAMRYAFFHWGIHPWAIYCVIALALAYFQFRKKEPGIISRVLRPIFGDKINGAVGVAIDTLSVYATIFGVATSLGLGAIQIAGGLSHLFPSIPNNFTTQLLIIIVVTFLFMLSAQTGLNKGIKILSDINIILAVLLMFFLLFVGPTNFIMDVFTTTIGSYLQNLPSMSFRLAPFEQSDWPKSWTIFYWAWWIAWAPFVGTFIARISKGRTIREFMIGVLAVPTVFSALWFSVFGGSALYLERFQHISIIDVINEKGMESALFFTLQQFPFGTILSGLAILLICTFFVTSADSATFVLGMQTTKGMLNPPNSVKFIWGIVQSAAAAILLWTGGLEALQTASIIAAFPFAIIMILIVISLIRSFQKEPIAKKEYK; encoded by the coding sequence ATGAAAAAAACAACAAGCGTGTTTTATTTTTCAATAGCAATTGCTATTTTATTTATTTTTTGGGGAGTGATTCCTGCCAATAAACTGCCCGACTATAACTTAGGTGCTGTTAGTACAGCAATGCATTCCTTTTTAATTGATAAATTCGGCTGGTTTTATTTATTGGCAGCAACGACATTTCTTGCCTTTGGTTTGTTCTTAATTTTTTCTAAATACGGAAATATTCGTCTTGGCGGAGACAATGAAAAGCCAGAGTATAGCAACATCACATGGTTTGCGATGTTGTTTAGTGCCGGTATGGGAATCGGGTTAGTGTTTTGGGGGGTGGCTGAACCAGTTTCCCACTATTATGCGCCACCTGCCGGAGAAGGAGAAACGCCGGAAGCAGCCCGCATGGCGATGCGATATGCCTTTTTTCATTGGGGGATTCATCCGTGGGCGATTTATTGTGTAATTGCTCTAGCGCTTGCGTATTTCCAATTCCGCAAAAAAGAACCTGGGATTATTAGCCGTGTATTGCGGCCAATATTTGGCGATAAAATAAATGGCGCTGTCGGCGTCGCGATTGATACGCTCTCTGTATACGCAACGATCTTTGGTGTTGCAACTTCGTTAGGGCTTGGAGCAATTCAAATTGCCGGAGGATTATCACATTTATTTCCATCCATACCAAACAACTTTACAACTCAATTATTGATCATTATCGTTGTTACGTTTTTATTTATGCTTTCCGCGCAAACAGGATTGAATAAAGGAATTAAAATATTGAGTGACATAAACATCATTCTTGCCGTCCTGCTGATGTTTTTTTTGCTTTTTGTTGGCCCGACGAATTTTATTATGGATGTGTTTACAACGACGATTGGTTCCTATTTGCAAAACTTGCCGTCCATGAGTTTCCGGTTGGCGCCGTTTGAACAAAGCGACTGGCCCAAATCGTGGACAATATTTTATTGGGCATGGTGGATTGCGTGGGCGCCGTTTGTTGGAACGTTCATCGCCCGCATCTCAAAAGGTCGTACCATACGTGAATTTATGATCGGTGTGTTAGCCGTTCCGACCGTATTTAGTGCCTTATGGTTTTCTGTCTTTGGCGGTTCGGCGTTATATCTAGAACGGTTTCAACATATCAGCATCATCGATGTCATTAACGAAAAAGGGATGGAATCAGCACTGTTTTTCACACTGCAGCAATTCCCATTTGGCACTATTTTGTCGGGATTAGCTATTTTATTAATTTGTACATTTTTCGTCACATCAGCCGATTCCGCTACGTTCGTTCTCGGTATGCAAACAACAAAAGGAATGTTGAATCCGCCAAATTCGGTAAAATTTATTTGGGGAATCGTTCAATCAGCAGCAGCTGCTATCTTGCTTTGGACAGGCGGCTTAGAAGCACTGCAAACCGCATCAATCATCGCTGCGTTTCCGTTTGCGATCATTATGATTTTGATCGTCATCTCATTAATTCGTTCGTTTCAAAAAGAACCGATTGCCAAAAAAGAGTATAAATAA
- a CDS encoding APC family permease: MFSSLKRFLIGRPLKSTELGEQKLDKLKALAVLSSDALSSVAYGTEQILLVLASIGAIAFWYSIPIAIGVLILLVALILSYRQIIYSYPHGGGAYVVSKTNLGINPGLIAGGSLLVDYILTVAVSLSAGTDAITSAFPVLHQHTVGIAVALVVFITILNLRGVTESASVLAYPVYLFVLALVILIIVGIFHIINGQAPSTLHTPIGTAVPGITLFLLLRAFASGCSALTGVEAISNAVPNFKEPAAKNAAKTLVMMGFILAFLFVGVTFLAYWYGIAPKAEETVVSQLASEVFGRGFMYYFIQGTTALILVLAANTGFSAFPLLAYNLASDKYMPRMYLIRGDRLGYSNGIITLGLASILLIIVFKGQTEQLIPLYAVGVFIPFTLSQTGMIVKWVREKPAGWVPKLLVNLLGAIITLTVLCIFFITKFAQVWSVLVFLPIIVFVFHRIHKHYDAVAEQLRVNPNEIPDKIEGNVVIVPVAGITKVVEQSLNYAQAIGDYVLAVYVGFDRESMLRMEEKWKKWRPDVRLVTLISYYRDLITPISKLVDTIESKAEERNYTVTVLIPQFIPKKGWHNFLHNQSSVLLRLYLLYKKNVIVSTVPYRLYK; encoded by the coding sequence ATGTTTTCGTCGTTAAAACGATTTTTAATTGGCAGACCGTTGAAATCAACCGAACTAGGAGAACAAAAGCTGGACAAATTAAAGGCATTGGCTGTCTTATCTTCTGATGCTCTATCTTCGGTTGCGTACGGTACGGAACAGATTTTGCTTGTTCTTGCGTCGATTGGAGCTATTGCATTTTGGTATTCCATTCCTATTGCGATTGGAGTTCTTATTCTATTGGTGGCGCTTATTTTATCGTATCGCCAAATCATTTACTCTTATCCGCATGGAGGAGGGGCTTACGTCGTTTCCAAAACGAACCTAGGCATAAATCCGGGGCTCATTGCTGGAGGCTCTTTATTGGTCGACTATATTCTAACCGTGGCAGTAAGCTTGTCTGCAGGAACGGATGCCATTACATCCGCGTTTCCAGTTTTGCATCAACACACAGTAGGAATTGCTGTCGCACTGGTTGTGTTTATCACTATTCTTAATCTGAGAGGCGTAACCGAATCCGCTTCCGTTTTGGCATATCCCGTTTATTTGTTTGTGTTGGCGCTCGTAATTCTCATTATTGTTGGGATTTTTCATATTATAAATGGACAAGCACCGTCTACCTTACATACGCCGATCGGTACTGCGGTGCCTGGAATTACATTATTCTTGTTGCTTCGGGCGTTTGCATCTGGTTGCTCTGCGTTGACAGGGGTAGAAGCGATCTCCAACGCCGTTCCAAATTTCAAGGAACCGGCGGCAAAAAACGCTGCTAAAACGTTAGTGATGATGGGGTTCATTCTCGCTTTTCTATTTGTAGGAGTCACTTTTTTAGCATACTGGTATGGAATTGCTCCGAAAGCGGAAGAGACGGTTGTCTCCCAACTCGCTTCCGAAGTGTTTGGAAGAGGCTTTATGTATTACTTTATCCAAGGAACAACTGCCCTTATTTTAGTCTTGGCTGCAAATACCGGGTTTTCCGCATTTCCGCTGCTGGCATATAATCTGGCATCCGATAAATATATGCCAAGAATGTATCTTATCCGCGGCGACCGCTTAGGATATTCAAATGGAATCATCACGCTTGGTCTTGCTTCTATTTTGCTGATTATCGTTTTTAAAGGGCAAACGGAACAGCTCATTCCTTTGTATGCGGTTGGCGTATTCATTCCTTTCACTTTGTCGCAAACAGGAATGATTGTCAAATGGGTGCGCGAAAAACCGGCGGGGTGGGTCCCGAAGCTGCTTGTGAACTTGCTGGGAGCGATCATTACACTAACTGTACTGTGCATTTTCTTTATCACAAAATTTGCTCAAGTATGGTCTGTGCTTGTATTTCTTCCGATAATCGTATTTGTTTTTCACCGAATCCATAAGCACTATGATGCTGTGGCTGAACAACTGCGGGTCAATCCAAATGAGATTCCGGATAAAATAGAAGGAAATGTCGTCATTGTACCTGTTGCGGGAATCACAAAGGTAGTAGAGCAATCGTTAAATTACGCCCAAGCCATTGGGGATTATGTATTGGCTGTATATGTGGGATTTGACCGGGAAAGCATGCTTCGAATGGAAGAGAAATGGAAGAAATGGAGGCCAGACGTTCGCCTTGTTACACTAATTTCTTATTATCGCGATCTTATCACGCCAATTTCCAAGCTAGTGGATACGATTGAAAGCAAGGCAGAGGAAAGAAATTATACAGTAACGGTTTTGATTCCTCAATTTATACCGAAAAAAGGGTGGCATAACTTTTTGCATAACCAATCCAGCGTTTTGTTGAGATTGTACCTTCTATATAAGAAAAATGTGATTGTCTCCACAGTTCCTTATCGGCTTTATAAGTAG
- a CDS encoding YitT family protein, with protein sequence MTELSKVQIQHQRLSKAKIAKRATAIFIGAVLMAVGLEIFLVPNNIIDGGITGISIMLSHITGFRLGIFIFLLNLPFFFMGYKQIGKTFAISSLFGIIVLSIFTSLFHPIPAFTDDLLLATIFGGMILGTGVGLVIRYGGALDGTEILAILINKKLPFSVGEIIMFFNIFILGAAGFVYTWDRAMYSILAYAIAFKTIDVVIKGLDESKSAWIISDIPVAIGNAIMNRLGRGVTYLSGEGAFSGDGKKVIFCVITRLEEAKLKEIVEENDPNAFLAIADMAEVRGGRFKKRDIH encoded by the coding sequence ATGACTGAATTGAGCAAGGTGCAGATTCAACATCAACGGTTATCTAAAGCTAAAATCGCTAAAAGAGCAACTGCTATTTTCATCGGGGCTGTTTTAATGGCAGTAGGACTTGAAATCTTTTTAGTCCCTAATAACATTATCGATGGAGGCATAACAGGCATTTCAATTATGCTTTCACATATTACGGGTTTTCGTCTTGGAATTTTTATTTTTCTTTTAAACCTTCCGTTCTTTTTTATGGGTTATAAACAAATTGGAAAAACTTTTGCTATCTCCTCATTGTTTGGGATTATCGTTTTATCCATTTTTACTTCTCTGTTTCATCCTATTCCAGCCTTCACAGACGACCTTTTATTAGCTACCATTTTTGGCGGAATGATTCTAGGTACGGGCGTAGGTCTTGTCATTCGTTATGGCGGCGCTTTGGATGGCACAGAAATACTCGCTATACTCATAAACAAAAAACTCCCTTTCTCTGTTGGCGAGATCATCATGTTTTTTAATATTTTTATTCTTGGTGCTGCTGGGTTTGTTTACACTTGGGATAGAGCAATGTATTCAATTTTAGCCTATGCGATTGCTTTTAAAACGATTGATGTTGTCATTAAAGGATTAGATGAATCGAAGTCGGCATGGATTATTAGTGATATTCCTGTAGCCATTGGGAATGCTATCATGAACCGATTAGGGCGAGGTGTTACATATTTAAGCGGAGAAGGAGCATTCTCTGGTGACGGTAAAAAAGTGATATTTTGTGTGATTACCCGTCTTGAGGAGGCCAAACTTAAAGAAATTGTCGAAGAAAATGACCCAAATGCTTTTTTAGCTATAGCAGATATGGCTGAAGTACGCGGTGGACGTTTTAAGAAAAGAGATATTCATTAA
- a CDS encoding MDR family MFS transporter yields MNNRISVMVSIVLAMLVASMDTTIMNTTMPIIAKELGGFSLYAWSFASYMITTTVLSPIAGRLSDIFGRKKVFSFGIILFLIGSLLCGMSQNMVQLVVFRALQGIGAGFMMPFPAIIAGDLFPIEKRGKIQAFFTAMWGISAVLAPMLGTLFVEYASWRWIFYVNIPICLLSLLTLLPYKEVYEPKRAVIDYIGAVLFAAAISLFLLTTVAESNHWMYVGIGVVLLVIFYLYEKKQTSPLVPLTLVQHKTLKWMNMNGFVSCVALFGTSSYIPLFLQNIAHQSVFASGVALLGMSIGWMIVAVPAGKWILRYGYRMLLIIGNVLLVLSGLLLALLNESHGFLYVFFAMFIQGLSFGLTSTVGVIGSQQLADAHEKGIATSFFMFCRNIGTAIGVTIMGAFLTKAADFMTGIHHLFLFGFIGSIVALFTSFFIRDESEQKKNNLLRSGEMA; encoded by the coding sequence GTGAATAACAGAATATCCGTAATGGTAAGCATTGTGCTCGCGATGCTCGTGGCATCGATGGATACAACGATCATGAATACGACGATGCCGATCATTGCCAAAGAACTTGGAGGATTTTCTCTTTACGCGTGGTCGTTTGCTTCCTACATGATCACGACAACCGTTCTTTCTCCAATCGCCGGGAGACTTTCCGACATATTTGGGAGAAAGAAAGTATTTAGCTTCGGCATTATTTTATTTCTAATCGGTTCTCTTCTTTGCGGGATGTCGCAAAATATGGTCCAGCTTGTTGTATTCCGCGCGCTGCAAGGGATTGGCGCCGGTTTTATGATGCCTTTTCCTGCCATTATTGCTGGGGATTTATTTCCAATTGAAAAGCGCGGAAAAATTCAAGCGTTTTTTACGGCAATGTGGGGGATTTCCGCAGTTCTCGCGCCAATGTTAGGAACCTTGTTTGTCGAATACGCATCATGGCGCTGGATTTTTTATGTGAATATCCCGATTTGCTTGCTTTCCTTGCTCACACTATTGCCATATAAAGAAGTGTACGAACCAAAACGGGCGGTGATTGACTATATTGGAGCGGTACTATTTGCGGCCGCGATCAGCCTTTTTCTATTGACGACGGTAGCCGAAAGCAACCATTGGATGTATGTCGGCATTGGCGTTGTGTTATTAGTTATTTTTTACTTATATGAAAAAAAGCAAACGTCTCCGCTTGTTCCATTGACGCTCGTGCAGCATAAAACGTTAAAATGGATGAACATGAACGGATTTGTCAGCTGTGTCGCTTTATTTGGCACGTCTAGCTACATTCCGCTATTTTTGCAAAATATCGCCCATCAATCGGTGTTTGCAAGCGGTGTCGCCCTTTTAGGCATGTCGATTGGTTGGATGATTGTGGCGGTGCCGGCGGGAAAATGGATTTTGCGCTATGGGTATCGCATGTTATTGATTATCGGAAACGTTCTTCTTGTGCTTTCTGGACTGCTGCTAGCACTTTTAAATGAAAGCCACGGATTTTTGTATGTCTTTTTTGCCATGTTCATTCAAGGGCTGTCGTTTGGATTGACATCTACTGTCGGTGTCATCGGCTCGCAGCAGCTTGCCGATGCGCATGAAAAGGGAATCGCGACTTCATTTTTCATGTTTTGCCGCAACATCGGCACAGCCATTGGTGTAACGATTATGGGCGCCTTTTTAACGAAAGCGGCTGATTTTATGACTGGCATCCATCATCTGTTTTTATTTGGATTTATCGGCAGCATTGTGGCTTTATTCACATCGTTTTTCATTCGTGATGAGTCGGAACAGAAAAAAAATAATTTGCTTCGTTCCGGGGAAATGGCCTAA
- a CDS encoding methyl-accepting chemotaxis protein: protein MKMTVRKKLYAVFAAVYMLLIALVGIAYYQISTINASYTHLLNDKVSNLIDVKQLEVLIRREQGSMRGYLLTGDQASLTNFTKAHDEYEKLSNKLEKTLTKAETKELLARLNELEQQFYELGQKTFQLKQENNVEAYTQLITTGRDITTQFDEAAQQLVEIQQKDMNQADKDATSKAASIKVWMIIIGVIALAIGNLLTIYMSLNLSRPLRTLSEAAKRIADGDLTGEKVIIRNRDEIGELAASFNQMTKNLRDVLEQVAMNAEQVAASSEQLTASAEQTSKATEQIALTIQNVAAGVEKQVQSVEETSETIDQMSEGIQQISERAQNVSKIAMQTSERASEGGKTIQTAVAQMNTVNDTVERLAGIVKGLGNRSEQIGKIIEVISGIADQTNLLALNAAIEAARAGEHGRGFAVVADEVRKLAEQSAQSAQQIASLIATIQEETNEAVRSMETVLKEVETGTGAIRTSGEAFQQIQTAVHEVAAHIQDVSASVQQMSAAAEQVVQSMQLVTQIAESAASGTQEVSAATEEQLASMEEISASAASLSKMAEDVKSLLKRFNM, encoded by the coding sequence ATGAAGATGACAGTCCGAAAAAAATTGTATGCAGTATTTGCCGCCGTATATATGCTGTTAATCGCACTCGTTGGCATTGCTTATTATCAGATTTCTACTATTAATGCTAGTTATACGCATCTTTTAAATGATAAAGTTTCCAATCTTATCGATGTTAAACAGCTAGAAGTTCTGATCCGGCGCGAGCAAGGGAGCATGCGCGGTTATTTGCTTACCGGCGACCAAGCGTCATTGACAAACTTTACGAAAGCGCACGATGAATATGAAAAACTAAGCAATAAACTGGAGAAAACGTTGACAAAGGCGGAAACAAAAGAGTTGCTAGCACGATTGAATGAGCTGGAACAACAGTTTTACGAACTAGGGCAAAAAACGTTTCAATTAAAACAGGAAAATAATGTGGAGGCTTATACACAGTTAATTACAACAGGAAGGGATATTACTACACAATTTGATGAAGCGGCACAACAACTAGTGGAAATCCAACAAAAAGATATGAATCAGGCTGACAAGGATGCAACGTCAAAAGCGGCATCCATTAAAGTATGGATGATTATTATCGGAGTCATTGCGCTCGCTATTGGCAACCTCCTTACCATTTACATGAGCCTCAATCTTTCTCGTCCGCTCCGCACTCTTTCGGAAGCCGCAAAACGAATCGCCGATGGTGATTTGACTGGGGAGAAAGTTATAATTCGCAACCGCGATGAAATCGGGGAACTGGCGGCATCTTTTAACCAAATGACGAAAAATTTACGTGATGTATTAGAGCAAGTAGCGATGAATGCCGAACAAGTTGCGGCGTCTTCCGAACAATTGACGGCGAGTGCGGAACAGACGAGCAAGGCGACAGAACAAATTGCATTAACGATTCAAAATGTTGCTGCAGGTGTGGAAAAGCAAGTGCAGAGCGTAGAAGAAACATCGGAAACGATCGATCAAATGTCTGAAGGAATTCAGCAAATTTCCGAGCGTGCCCAAAACGTGTCGAAAATTGCGATGCAAACGTCGGAAAGAGCATCAGAAGGCGGAAAAACGATTCAAACAGCTGTTGCGCAAATGAATACAGTAAATGACACCGTTGAACGCCTTGCTGGGATTGTGAAAGGATTAGGAAACCGATCCGAGCAAATCGGAAAAATTATCGAAGTGATCAGTGGAATTGCCGATCAGACGAATCTTTTAGCGTTGAATGCAGCAATTGAAGCGGCACGGGCGGGCGAACATGGACGAGGATTTGCTGTGGTGGCTGATGAAGTTCGGAAATTGGCGGAACAATCCGCACAGTCGGCGCAACAAATTGCTTCATTAATCGCGACGATTCAAGAGGAAACAAATGAGGCGGTTCGATCGATGGAGACAGTACTGAAAGAAGTAGAAACTGGTACTGGAGCCATCCGCACTTCTGGTGAAGCATTTCAACAAATTCAAACAGCTGTCCACGAAGTCGCGGCACACATTCAAGATGTTTCTGCTTCTGTTCAACAAATGTCAGCCGCTGCGGAACAAGTAGTGCAATCGATGCAGCTAGTGACGCAAATTGCTGAATCTGCCGCGTCTGGAACCCAAGAAGTATCCGCCGCAACAGAAGAACAACTCGCTTCCATGGAGGAAATTTCTGCTTCTGCCGCTTCCTTATCGAAAATGGCGGAAGACGTAAAATCACTTTTAAAACGATTCAACATGTAA